From the genome of Geoglobus ahangari, one region includes:
- a CDS encoding 4Fe-4S binding protein: MELNGARNFLNNHLRRISQLFFFAITAYAWIRLYLFVSHFDYGTPYVERPTSIEAFLPIGALVSLKNLIQNGFIDPIHPAALVIFTSILLTAVLLKRGFCGWVCPIGFISEVVTKTGERLTGKVMLGSRYLAVIKYLLLAFFLYLILPMDAASTAAFLFSPYWAIADVKLLDFWLKPGTLTILVTGLIVIATLFVRNVWCRFLCPYGALLALLSYLSPASIKKSDCVGCLRCDETCPSGLKPSQVDEMKSPECIMCFECVKSCPYGYLTPAIAGKSVRKELYALAIAGIIFGFFVVAKLTGHWETALTYADYRKLMPIRHLISH, encoded by the coding sequence ATGGAGCTGAACGGCGCCAGAAACTTCCTTAATAATCATTTAAGAAGAATCTCCCAGCTGTTCTTCTTTGCAATCACCGCTTATGCGTGGATCAGGCTGTACCTCTTCGTGAGCCACTTCGACTACGGCACGCCATACGTTGAGAGACCCACGTCCATTGAGGCCTTCCTCCCTATAGGAGCTCTCGTCTCGCTGAAAAACCTGATCCAGAACGGGTTCATCGACCCGATCCACCCCGCAGCGCTCGTCATCTTCACGTCAATACTGCTGACCGCTGTCCTCCTAAAGCGAGGGTTCTGCGGGTGGGTCTGCCCGATAGGGTTCATCTCGGAGGTCGTGACGAAAACCGGAGAGAGGCTTACCGGTAAGGTCATGCTCGGAAGCAGATACCTCGCGGTTATCAAGTACCTCCTGCTGGCGTTCTTCCTCTACCTGATCCTGCCGATGGACGCCGCCTCAACGGCCGCGTTCCTCTTCTCCCCATACTGGGCGATAGCAGACGTGAAGCTGCTGGACTTCTGGCTGAAGCCCGGAACGCTGACGATCCTCGTGACGGGGCTCATCGTTATCGCAACGCTTTTTGTAAGGAACGTGTGGTGCAGGTTCCTCTGCCCCTACGGTGCCCTCCTCGCACTGCTCTCCTACCTGTCACCAGCTTCAATAAAGAAGAGTGATTGTGTTGGGTGCCTGAGGTGCGATGAGACCTGCCCCTCCGGGCTGAAGCCGAGTCAGGTTGATGAGATGAAAAGTCCGGAGTGCATAATGTGCTTCGAGTGCGTGAAATCATGCCCCTACGGCTACCTGACTCCAGCAATAGCCGGGAAGAGTGTGAGAAAAGAGCTCTACGCCCTCGCAATTGCAGGAATAATATTCGGGTTCTTCGTGGTGGCCAAGCTCACGGGTCACTGGGAAACAGCCCTGACGTACGCGGATTACAGAAAGCTGATGCCGATCCGCCACCTCATATCACACTGA
- a CDS encoding rRNA adenine N-6-methyltransferase family protein: MERGKFTKDEVVGVVFSKLRPDRDWVVADIGSGSGRVAEFLSEYVRLVYAVELDPNLSESLRQKFAGSNVEVVNSHGYDFLVDHEVDAVFFGGTKGIERMLEVCRAKRVVVNCARMDVAVAVVRKMKELGIFREVVMVSASHGYELAGGIAFRAINPVFVVVGDALRS; encoded by the coding sequence ATGGAGAGGGGGAAGTTCACGAAGGATGAGGTCGTAGGAGTCGTGTTCTCGAAGCTCAGGCCAGATAGGGATTGGGTTGTGGCCGACATAGGCAGCGGGAGCGGTAGGGTCGCGGAATTTCTGTCAGAATACGTCAGGCTTGTGTACGCGGTTGAGCTCGACCCAAATCTCTCGGAAAGCCTCAGGCAGAAGTTTGCCGGCTCAAACGTGGAGGTTGTCAACTCGCACGGGTACGACTTTCTGGTGGATCACGAGGTTGATGCCGTGTTCTTCGGGGGAACCAAGGGGATAGAGAGGATGCTGGAGGTCTGCAGGGCCAAGAGGGTTGTCGTAAACTGCGCGAGGATGGACGTGGCGGTTGCGGTGGTGAGGAAGATGAAGGAACTCGGAATTTTCAGGGAGGTGGTTATGGTGAGCGCCTCCCATGGCTACGAGCTTGCCGGCGGTATAGCATTCAGGGCGATCAATCCAGTCTTCGTGGTGGTTGGAGATGCTCTACGGAGTTAG